The genome window CCACAGTTTCCGTCACCATGCAGGACGTGTCATCAGGAATGCCGATGATGACCATGGCCTGTCCCGGCGGCAGCGTGAAGGTGTCGCCGTTGCGTACCGTTCCGCTGCCAATCTGCGCCGCTCCTTCCGGCAGGGTGGTGTACCCTGTGTACTGCGGTGCCTTATCGTACAGGACGTATTCGTACTGCCCGTCCAGAGACGCGCCGTCTTTTGTCATGTCCAGCGTAAAGGTGAACGACGGCACCGCCGTGTTCCCGTCCTTCGGCCTGCACTCGTCGCTCAGGATGCAGTAGATCATGGCATAGCCGAAATCAGGTTTTTTGAAGTTCCGGAAGGTCGTGAGGTCCTCCGGGTCGTACTCCGCCGTCACCGTGACCCCTGCCGGGGCCGCTTCCGTCTGCGCGAACCAGCCGTCCGGCACGCTGTGCTCCTCCAGGACATACTGGTATTCAAATCCGCCCAGCTCATAGCGGTCCAGGTCTTTGAATGTGTAGATCCACCGGCCTGAGCTGTCCGGTGTGACCTGGATCTGGCGCGTACCGTCCTCCGGCCCGGTGCTGGTGATCCGCCGGTACGCGATCCAGATGTTGCTGACCGTCGGTTCCGCCGGCGTTCCGTCCGGGTTCAGCCACAGCTTTTCACCCGTGAGGGTGAAGGTTTCCTTTTTGTGCGTGTTGACGATCTCCCAGGAACGTCCGGCCTCCCTGTACACCCCCGTGGTGTACCCGGGCACCGGGTCCTCCGTCACCGTATAGGTGTACGCGTTCCCGTTGCTGTCTGTGTCCGGCGCGTTCAGGAACACGCCCTTCCAGCCGCCCTCCGCGGTCAGGGTGAGATCCCGGTCGATCTTCGGGGAATCCGGGTCGGAGGTCCGCCCCTTCAGGTGCACCGTCACGCTGTCCGGGCGCAGCCCATCGCGGTTCTCCATATATTGGCCGTTGACACTTTCCCCGTCGTTCCAGGTCTTCCGCACCGAAACCACACCGGGCACGATGCCCACCCGGGAATACGCGCTCTCCAGCCGTGCCCTGGGCTGGGCCTGTTCGCTGTTCCCGGACTTGACGAAGGGGATATACACGGTTGTCGCCGCGTTGTAGGCATACATGTTGTTGGCGGGGTCCGCCGCGCCGGTCCAGTCGATATCGTCCGTGGACGCGGCGTTGTCCTTCTTGTGGTCGTAGGCACCCTTCGCGTTCCATGTGCCGTCATTGCCGTTGTCCGTCGGCGCAGCCATATTCAGGTAGACGGAGAGCTTCTCCCCCGGGTCCAGGACATAGGATGCTGCGATGTCCGCCTGGTTATAGCGCTCGGCGTTCACCGCAATGGCGGTCACTTTTCCCTTCAGTGCGTCCGGCACAGTCCAGACACCGTTTTCCAGGCTGCCGGTCACTTCGGTCCAGATATCCGTGTCGGTCAGCCTGTAGGCGCTGCCCCAGGCGCCGCTGTCAAAGTTGACCCATCCCCGCACGTTTGTGTCGATGTTGTTGTCAAACACCAGTCCGGACGTTGTGCTGTAGTACAGTCTTCCCATGCACCTGTCCCCGTACAGTTCGGACAGGTCCACGGACTCCAGCGTTCCCTTCCACTGGCCCTTGCCGTTCCAGGCGCCGCTCCAGGCCTTTTTCCCGTTCACGTCGTCCTGGTCGTACCCTTCGTGCGGCACATATTCCTCGAGGGCGTCGTAGATCAGGATTCCCATGGTCTTGGCGTCCTGCTTCGAGGCAACGGTCAGCCGGTAGGTGTATTTGCCGCCCTCGGTTACGGTGACCTGGTTCTCATCCCGGGTGCCCCTGCCCCAGGAGTCGCCCTGGTCCGCCCGGGCGTCCTTCCGGAATTCCACCTGCTCCGAGAGGTCAGCGTCCCGTATGCTCTCCGAGACGCGCAGGTACACGAACCGTTCCTCATCGCTGTCCGGGTCCAGGTCACTCATCCATCCGCGGATCTGCGAGTCGGAAATGCTGTAGAGGTAGGTGTTGGGGGTACCCGGCCATACGTCCGGATATCCGACGGTCTGGTAATAATTCTGATCCGTCAGGTTCCCCAGCCGGCCCGGGTTGCCCGATTCAAACGCCGCGTGGTAGACCGCGTACCCGTTACGGACTTTGTTGTAGTCCGACCACGGCACATACATATCCATGGAGATCTGGATTTTGTCCCCCCAGCAGTTGTTGGCCTGCGAATTATAGCTGGACAATTTTTTTGGATCCGGCGTCAGCGTCGCCTTCACCGTCACCAGGGTCCGCCCGCTGTTTCGGAAGTTTTCCGTCACCTTCACGTCGGTGACCCGGTCGCCGCTCCGCATCTGGATCGTCGACGTGTTCGGCACGAAGTGTTCCGGAAGCAGCAGGTACCAGGTCCCGGAGGTCTCCGGAGTGATGGCGCCCATCGCCACCGCTTCGTTGTATTTGGTCCCGTCCGTCACGTTGGCCTGTTCGTACACCGCCGCAAAGAGCGTCACCACGACGCGGCGGTTCGCCGGATCGTTCGAGGTTCTGGTGTACGTGTAATCCCCGGTCGAGGGCATGGATCCGTAGACCTTGTAGCCGGCCTCCGTCAGCGTGGACAGGCTGCTGTCGCTGCTCTCGGTTGTGTAGTCGTCGTTGGCCTCCAGCCACGCGGTCTGCTCCGGCAGCACCTCGTCCTGCCGCTCCGCGCTCTGGTAGAAGGTCGTCACTTGCCGTGCTTCGTTCTTCAGGACGACGTTCGTGTAGCCCTGAAGGCGCTCTTCCGCCAGCTCCATCACATGCGCGGACGGTAGGATCGTCACCTTCGGCCACACCGCCAGCTTGCAGGCGGCCTGGTTCGTCGCAATCACCGTCCGGTAACCGGTCACGTTCGCGTCCGCCGGGAAGGTGATCTTCTTCGTCCCGCTGCGTACTGCCACCGTCTGGTACAGCTCCCAGCTCCCGCTCTTGTTCTTCTCGATCCAGACCTCCACGTCCGGTTTCGGCAGGCGGTTGTCGGGCCTGTAGCCGAATTCAGAACCCGGGATCTGGTACGTATCCGACGTCTGGCGCCCGTAGGAGAACATCTCCGGCGCCGCGATGGTGATGCTGTCGAAGTAGTAGTCCCCTGCCCCGAGGTTCCCGCCGTTGCTGATGTTCGCCACGGAAACCGTATCGTCCGTGGTCTCCATCCGGTAGGTCCAGTTCAGGTAATGGGAGGGGTCCTCTTCCCAGCCTTCCGGCATGTCCGGCACCTCGCTCGTCGGGCCCGCGGTGTACGAATAGCCGTACCCCACGGTAAGCACCTCGAAGTCCAGCGTTACGCTCTTTCCGTTGCGCAGCGCGCCGACGGCCATCTCGTAGGTCTTGTCCTTTTTGTGGCTCTGGGAGCTGGTGCTCCCATCCGGCCGGTCCTTCACCGGGGTATTGTGCGTATGGCTGGGCTGCGAGCCCGAATACTTATACACGCCAAACGTTCCCGCAGGATACTCCCATCCCGCGTGCAGATAGTTCGCCGACGCCGTCGCCCCGGCCCGGGAGACTTCCCTCGGGTCGCCGGCCTGCTCCGGGTCGGCTTCCGTCAGCGTCCACTGCGACGCCGCGCGGATCGTATAGGTTTTGTTGTTCTGCATCTGGTCCGTGGGATACGCCGCCCAGATTTCCCGGGCCCGGTAGTCGTTCCATCCCCGGCCGTCATAGTTGTACCGGACCGTCTGCCGGCTGTAGTGCTCCCCGGCCTGCTCGCCGGAGGTCTCCGTGCCGACCGTCCCGCCGCTGACGTTGACCTCACCCAGGATGATGCCCGGGATCGAGACCCCGTTTCCTTCCGCCACCCCGGCCCACACGTCCATGTCCAGGCTGAAGTACTGCGTGCCTTCATACAGCGGCCAGGTTTTCCAGCGCACAAACACATACTTATTCGCCGTTTCCGGGCCGCCGGGCAGGTTCTCCTTCGCGCCTGCCGGAACGCTTTCCGGCGTCGAGTACACCTGGGCGGACATGCCCGCGCCGGGATCACTCAGGCATTCCCTCGTGTCGATGGCCGCCGTCAGTTCCTGGGTGCTCATGGTGTCCTTCACGCCGCTGCGGGTCGTGACCTCCACCGTGGCCTTCAGGGGATCGCTGGGCCGCATATCCACGATCTTCGAAACCACGATCCCGGTGATCGTACACTCGAAATTAATATCCGCCGCGGCATCGATAGCCGCGTCGTTGACGATGGCGTACTGCCCGTTCTCCGCTTCCTCCCAGTGCCAGGCGGAACTCTCGCTCGGTGCGTCCGGAACGGAGAAGGTCATTCCGCCGCATCCCGCCGACATAACCGCACCATCAGCGTAGTATGTGCTCCGCTCATGCCAGATCTGCCGCGGAAACAGGATCCGGACAGAACCCGGCTCATGCGGTTCCTGTCCTGTCAGGACGGCGTTGATCTGGAACTGCATGCTGATTTCCGAATCGTCGCTGTGCTTCCGGATAAACAGCCGGTTCGCCTGCCCGTCCGACGGGCTGTCCGGCGTCATCCACTCGATCTTCGCGCTCCGGATCTGATTGCCCTGTGAGGCGCCCTCCGCATATCCGGCAGACAACGGCATTACACTGTTTATACCGATAATCAGCGTAAGGATGGCAAGTAAAAGAAATATCCGTCGTCTGAAGCTTCTGATCATGATGCGTTCACTCCGTCATCTGAAAGTGGGGGCTTTTGCGGAAAGGATCGGGTTTTTTACAATCGTCTGAAAGTTGTCTGTACTTCTGTGAATCAATTAATTCATGATATCATAACGTTTATACGCCGTACAATGCATGACGGCGAATGAATATTACATTTTTTCAGTTTTTTTATTACATTTTTACAATTATTGCTGTTCTTTTCCTGTTCTTCACTCCTTTCACGGTTTTCAGACAGAAAAAAAGAGGCATCCCGCCTCTTTCCGGCCGGATGCCTCCGCATATATTCTGTTACTCGATCCCTTCGAAAGTGAAGTCCCTGGCTTCCACAGCTGCCTTCACCGCGGCTTCATCCAGGTCTCCGGACAGGGTAATGACCGCGGTGCCCGCCTCATGGCTGACCACGGCTTCTGTGATAAAGGGAAGCGCCTCCAGGGCCTTCTTCACAGAGGCCTCGCAGTGTCCGCACATCATACCTTTGATTTTTACCGTCTTTGTCATGGTTCCGTTCCTCTCTTTCTTTTGTTCCTCTTTGATTGATTCAGTGATGGTAAGGGGTATATTCGCCGCTTTCAGCGGTTTATCCTTTGCCGGATCCTTCAGCCTGAACAGGTTCAGCCGCAGGGCGTTCATGCACACCGTAAAGCTGGAAAGGCTCATGGCCGCCGCGCCGATCATCGGGCTCATCTTCCATCCGAACAATCCCGCCGCAAGCGGAATGCAGATCAGGTTGTAGAAAAATGCCCAGAACAGGTTTTCGTGTACGTTCCGCACCGTTCCCCTGCTCAGCCGGATCGCGGCAGCCGCGTCTGTCAGGCTGGAATTCATCAGCACAATGTCTGCGCTGTCCACTGCCACGTCCGTCCCCGCGCCGATGGCGATTCCGGTGTCCGCCCGGGTTAATGCCGGTGCGTCGTTGATTCCGTCGCCCACCATGGCAACCCGGCCGTATGCCTGCAGCTTCCGGATCACTTTCTCCTTGCCTTCCGGCAGAACTCCGGCCACCCATTCATCCACCCCGGCCTGTGCCGCGATGGCCTGTGCCGTCCGCTCGTTGTCGCCCGTCAGCATCACCACCCGCAGTCCCTGGTTCTTCAGCTGCCGGATTCCTTCCTGTGAATCCTCCCGGATCCGGTCCGCCACAGCGATCACGCCCAGCAGTTCCCCGTCCGCCTCAAAGAACAGCGGGGTTTTGCCCTGCTCCGCCAGCGCTTCAGCCTGCCGGTTCAGTTCCTCCGGCACCCTGACCAGGCTGCCGATATAGCTGCCGCTGCCGCCCCGGAGCCGTTTTCCTCCGGCGGTGCCTTCCAGTCCGTTACCCGGTAGTGCCCGGAAATCTGAAATACTGTCCGGTTTCATCTGCCGTTCTTCAGCTGCCCTCAGAATGGCCTTGGCCAGCGGGTGCTCGCTTCCCTGCTCCAGGGCAGCCGCCCTGCTGAGCAGTTCCGTTTCTGTCTTTCCTCCTGCGGGAATCAGGTCCGTCACCCCCGGCTCTCCGGAGGTGATCGTTCCGGTCTTATCCAGTGCGATAATCTGCGCTTTTCCTGCCGTTTCCAGTGCTTCCCCTGTCTTGAACAGGATGCCGTTCCTTGCCCCCAGGCCGTTTCCGACCATAATGGCTACAGGTGTGGCAAGTCCCAGCGCGCAGGGGCAGGAGATCACCAGCACGGAGATGCCCCTGGCTACCGCGTCCCCCGCGGACGCGCCGGCGATCAGCCAGCCCGCTGTTACGATCAGGGCAATCACGATTACAGCCGGCACAAAAACGCCGGAAACCTTATCCGCGATCCGGGCGATCGGCGCCTTGGTCGCGGCGGCATCGGAAACCATCCGGATGATCTGGCTCAGGGTGGTATCCTCTCCCACCCGGGTAGCACGGCAGGTCAGGAAACCGGACTGGTTGATCGTCGCCGCGCTGACCTGATCTCCTTCCGCTTTATCCACCGGGATCGATTCACCCGTCAGGGCGGATTCATTCACCGCGCCTGTCCCGGAAAGAACCATGCCGTCCGCCGGAATGCTTTCCCCGGGATGTACCACAAAGGTGTCTCCGGCTTTTACAGCGGAAATGGGGACTTTCTCCTTTTTGCCGTTCCGGAGCAGAACAGCCGTCTGCGGGGCCAGTTTCATCAGGCTTTTCAGCGCGCTGGTTGTTTTTCCTTTGGAACGGGCTTCCAGCATCTTGCCGACGGTGATCAGGGCCGGAATCATCGCTGCAGATTCAAAGTACAGCTGACCGTGATACAGATCCATCAGATCGCTGTTGGATGCCCCCGCTGTAATCATCCCGCACATACGGTAGAATACAAACAGGCTCCAGCCAAAGGATACCGATGATCCCAGCGCAACCAGCGTATCCATGTTCGGGGCACCGTGCGCCAGGGAACGGAATCCGCTGGTGAAAAACTTCCCGTTTATAATCATCACGATCAGTGCCAGCAGCATCTGGGTCAGCGTCAGTGCCAGGTGGTTGTGGACCAGGAATGCCGGCAGCGGCCATCCTGCCATATGATGTCCCATCGTGATATACATCAGCACCGCCAGGAATCCAACCGACAGCAGCAGCCTGCGCTTCAGCTTCGGGGTTTCCCGGTCCTTCAGTGCTTCTTCCTGCGCGGTCAGGTAATCCGCCTTTTGTTCTCCGGACGGCGCTCCTTTCAGGCTGGCGCCGTATCCTGCCGCCTCCACCGCGCGGATGATCTCCTCCTGCGAGGCGGTTCCCTCCACGCCCATGGAATTGGTCAGCAGACTCACGGAAACCGTATCCACGCCGGGCACTTTTGCCACTGCCTTCTCCACCCTGGCCTGGCAGGCTGCACAGCTCATGCCGGTCACAATATATTGTTCCATGGTTCCCTCTTTTCTTATTTCATGAGCTTCTGCATAACTTTCACAAACTCGTCGATGGCCTCTTCTTTTCCGCTCCGGATATCCTCCGATACGCAGCTGCGGATATGGCAGGCCAGCAGTTCCCGGTTAAAGCTGTTCAGCGCGGCGCTCACCGCGGATACCTGGATCAGGATGTCCGGGCAATAGGCATCCTCTTCCACCATCTTCTGGATTCCCCGGATCTGGCCTTCCGCCAGTTTCAGCCGCCGAAGGAGGGCGTTCTGTTCCTCCGCCGTGCGCTTCTTTTTCCTTTCGCCGCAGTGCGGGCACGTATTATTCTCACTCATTGCTTTCATCTCCGTCTCTCGTCAGATACCCCCTCCGGGTATCATCATCTTATACCCTCCCGGGGTATTTGTCAACACTGTTCTTTTCCTGCCCTTTCCTTGACCGCCCTGTTCCTTCGTGCTACGATTGGAAACTGATATGAGGAAAGGAGCACTTGATTTATGAAAGACCGTAAAATCTTTTGCCTGAATAATATTGCGAAGGTTGGGACAAACTGTTTCCGTTCCGGTTATACGCTGACTGATTCCATCGACGAGGCTGCCGGCGTGCTGGTCCGCTCCGCCGATATGAAGGAAATGTCCTTCCCCGCCGGTCTCCGGGCGATTGCCCGCGCGGGCGCCGGCGTCAACAATATCCCGCTGGACCGCTGCGCGGAAGAAGGCATTGTGGTCTTCAACACTCCCGGTGCCAACGCAAACTCCGTCAAGGAACTGGTGCTCTGCGGCATGCTCCTGGCTTCCCGTGACATTGCCGGCGGCATCTCCTGGGTCCGGGAGAACGCGGAAGATGAAAACATCGCCAAAACCACCGAGAAGGCCAAGAAAGCCTTTGCCGGCACAGAACTCAAGGGAAAAACCCTGGGCGTCATCGGACTGGGTGCCATCGGCGTCCTGGTCGCCAACGCGGCAGTCTCCCTGGGGATGAAAGTTTACGGCTTTGACCCCTATCTGTCTGTCAGCCATGCCTGGAACCTTTCCCCCATGGTCATCCATGCGGAAAAAGTTGAGGAAATCTACGCGGTCAGTGATTTCATCACCATTCATGTGCCCGCCACTCCCGCCACAAAGGGAATGATCGGCGCCGACGCCATCGCCCAGATGAAGAACGGT of Aristaeella lactis contains these proteins:
- a CDS encoding Cna B-type domain-containing protein, with product MIRSFRRRIFLLLAILTLIIGINSVMPLSAGYAEGASQGNQIRSAKIEWMTPDSPSDGQANRLFIRKHSDDSEISMQFQINAVLTGQEPHEPGSVRILFPRQIWHERSTYYADGAVMSAGCGGMTFSVPDAPSESSAWHWEEAENGQYAIVNDAAIDAAADINFECTITGIVVSKIVDMRPSDPLKATVEVTTRSGVKDTMSTQELTAAIDTRECLSDPGAGMSAQVYSTPESVPAGAKENLPGGPETANKYVFVRWKTWPLYEGTQYFSLDMDVWAGVAEGNGVSIPGIILGEVNVSGGTVGTETSGEQAGEHYSRQTVRYNYDGRGWNDYRAREIWAAYPTDQMQNNKTYTIRAASQWTLTEADPEQAGDPREVSRAGATASANYLHAGWEYPAGTFGVYKYSGSQPSHTHNTPVKDRPDGSTSSQSHKKDKTYEMAVGALRNGKSVTLDFEVLTVGYGYSYTAGPTSEVPDMPEGWEEDPSHYLNWTYRMETTDDTVSVANISNGGNLGAGDYYFDSITIAAPEMFSYGRQTSDTYQIPGSEFGYRPDNRLPKPDVEVWIEKNKSGSWELYQTVAVRSGTKKITFPADANVTGYRTVIATNQAACKLAVWPKVTILPSAHVMELAEERLQGYTNVVLKNEARQVTTFYQSAERQDEVLPEQTAWLEANDDYTTESSDSSLSTLTEAGYKVYGSMPSTGDYTYTRTSNDPANRRVVVTLFAAVYEQANVTDGTKYNEAVAMGAITPETSGTWYLLLPEHFVPNTSTIQMRSGDRVTDVKVTENFRNSGRTLVTVKATLTPDPKKLSSYNSQANNCWGDKIQISMDMYVPWSDYNKVRNGYAVYHAAFESGNPGRLGNLTDQNYYQTVGYPDVWPGTPNTYLYSISDSQIRGWMSDLDPDSDEERFVYLRVSESIRDADLSEQVEFRKDARADQGDSWGRGTRDENQVTVTEGGKYTYRLTVASKQDAKTMGILIYDALEEYVPHEGYDQDDVNGKKAWSGAWNGKGQWKGTLESVDLSELYGDRCMGRLYYSTTSGLVFDNNIDTNVRGWVNFDSGAWGSAYRLTDTDIWTEVTGSLENGVWTVPDALKGKVTAIAVNAERYNQADIAASYVLDPGEKLSVYLNMAAPTDNGNDGTWNAKGAYDHKKDNAASTDDIDWTGAADPANNMYAYNAATTVYIPFVKSGNSEQAQPRARLESAYSRVGIVPGVVSVRKTWNDGESVNGQYMENRDGLRPDSVTVHLKGRTSDPDSPKIDRDLTLTAEGGWKGVFLNAPDTDSNGNAYTYTVTEDPVPGYTTGVYREAGRSWEIVNTHKKETFTLTGEKLWLNPDGTPAEPTVSNIWIAYRRITSTGPEDGTRQIQVTPDSSGRWIYTFKDLDRYELGGFEYQYVLEEHSVPDGWFAQTEAAPAGVTVTAEYDPEDLTTFRNFKKPDFGYAMIYCILSDECRPKDGNTAVPSFTFTLDMTKDGASLDGQYEYVLYDKAPQYTGYTTLPEGAAQIGSGTVRNGDTFTLPPGQAMVIIGIPDDTSCMVTETVGTGWTTDQYHDQVTGTIWTGRKTPFSFRNTYKATTFITITGTKRLRGREQKAKEFAFNLTDYNEFNDYGYENDSYGQVIATVKTGGSRGTVTEADGTKTGLAMFTFRASYDDHSTYTMYEYGGTKVLHYRAEEALPAGAQANADGTVTYNNVTYDTTRRDVTVTIRDNMDGTLKVTSTPLVFTNIYSLRKDIALTAHKELQGRTLQPEEFSFEVRRSGAAAGSAPIARGKNDADGNITFTPEITLTENDLASISAETGIGEVKFLISEVQGTDPTVAYMTTPAEAVVQIGQAADGEVLTALPGQTLKHWEADCTMCGGTGESGGLTAVLVDSNDGTLTGILPLSDYFSSQYLEICSTCQGTGYDPTSPGTTCGACSGDGFTFNECTHANQTGTVCPDCFSMLSPYKVLRVNGTVLAPVSGSMTMNSVATNLGIDTTSYPPCASCTVKVAYVFPEAEWNSAAESGTLLNLFMGDAGTAALIYLAEGDGECTACHGTGKVDGELYVDGEAEPVALVNRLKTGIRFTAEKLMDGQPAAEPFEFVLLETDETRRTETEIARTKNGTDGKIQFENVYVDPVPAGDRYYVIREAAGTNPAVEYDTGEDLYKVTIISSPDGIHTVNQKLISGDGIFRNTRKAGSLAIEIRTKGYTRPWWAWNWEPPRFRVNVLLKDREGRPLAGYPLPGTPEKRLSARAESSLYTVSDVRDRAESPAQNVTDSDGRGTILIEGGKTAVITGLPDGATYEVSQPADSMPKGFSQGSAEGATGTIRGGEQSKATLENNYEGEEAPNPSQSPEPTEIPTATPTTTATPTPAPTNTSKPQKVPQTGDSASPLLWAGLILIGLIGIGVLMKPRKRK
- a CDS encoding metal-sensing transcriptional repressor codes for the protein MSENNTCPHCGERKKKRTAEEQNALLRRLKLAEGQIRGIQKMVEEDAYCPDILIQVSAVSAALNSFNRELLACHIRSCVSEDIRSGKEEAIDEFVKVMQKLMK
- a CDS encoding phosphoglycerate dehydrogenase encodes the protein MKDRKIFCLNNIAKVGTNCFRSGYTLTDSIDEAAGVLVRSADMKEMSFPAGLRAIARAGAGVNNIPLDRCAEEGIVVFNTPGANANSVKELVLCGMLLASRDIAGGISWVRENAEDENIAKTTEKAKKAFAGTELKGKTLGVIGLGAIGVLVANAAVSLGMKVYGFDPYLSVSHAWNLSPMVIHAEKVEEIYAVSDFITIHVPATPATKGMIGADAIAQMKNGVVILNFARDTLVDEKALAGALESGVVHRYVSDFPTPASAHMKNAIVIPHLGASTEEAEDNCAIMAVKQLQDYLDNGNIHNSVNYPEMNLGVCETDARVGILHRNIPNMLSQITNFFGNQGLNIENLANKSRGDYAYTLLDLSHPMPHDTVERLKEIDGVIRVRRIVENK
- a CDS encoding heavy metal translocating P-type ATPase, which gives rise to MEQYIVTGMSCAACQARVEKAVAKVPGVDTVSVSLLTNSMGVEGTASQEEIIRAVEAAGYGASLKGAPSGEQKADYLTAQEEALKDRETPKLKRRLLLSVGFLAVLMYITMGHHMAGWPLPAFLVHNHLALTLTQMLLALIVMIINGKFFTSGFRSLAHGAPNMDTLVALGSSVSFGWSLFVFYRMCGMITAGASNSDLMDLYHGQLYFESAAMIPALITVGKMLEARSKGKTTSALKSLMKLAPQTAVLLRNGKKEKVPISAVKAGDTFVVHPGESIPADGMVLSGTGAVNESALTGESIPVDKAEGDQVSAATINQSGFLTCRATRVGEDTTLSQIIRMVSDAAATKAPIARIADKVSGVFVPAVIVIALIVTAGWLIAGASAGDAVARGISVLVISCPCALGLATPVAIMVGNGLGARNGILFKTGEALETAGKAQIIALDKTGTITSGEPGVTDLIPAGGKTETELLSRAAALEQGSEHPLAKAILRAAEERQMKPDSISDFRALPGNGLEGTAGGKRLRGGSGSYIGSLVRVPEELNRQAEALAEQGKTPLFFEADGELLGVIAVADRIREDSQEGIRQLKNQGLRVVMLTGDNERTAQAIAAQAGVDEWVAGVLPEGKEKVIRKLQAYGRVAMVGDGINDAPALTRADTGIAIGAGTDVAVDSADIVLMNSSLTDAAAAIRLSRGTVRNVHENLFWAFFYNLICIPLAAGLFGWKMSPMIGAAAMSLSSFTVCMNALRLNLFRLKDPAKDKPLKAANIPLTITESIKEEQKKERNGTMTKTVKIKGMMCGHCEASVKKALEALPFITEAVVSHEAGTAVITLSGDLDEAAVKAAVEARDFTFEGIE